The nucleotide sequence ATGGTCGCGGCCACGATGGTGCCCACCATATTGAGCGCGCCGAGACCAAATGACTCGGTATTGGCGAGTGATAGGCTTTCGAATGTCAGCGTGGAGAAGGTGGTGTACGCACCGATGAAGCCGTCTCCTATGGCAACGGCGTCTTGGGTCGGGAGGAGGTTTCTGGTGGCCAGTCCGACGACGATACCCAAAGCGAGTGCCCCACTGAGGTTGATCATGAGGGTACCGACCGGGAAATCGGTGTTGAGGTGTCTCATGATGCTGCGATCGAGTAGGTAGCGAACGACAGCACCGAGTGCACCGAAGAGCACGACAAGTAACCAGGCCACAGGTTACGCCCTGACGTCCGGCAGGATTTTCGGGAGGGTCGTAGCTGCGGACCAGTCTGTCGGGCCTTGAGTGATCATCACCAGTCCCCGCCGCTGGGAGAGGTAGTGGCGGTTTCGCAATGGTGCACCCGACCGTATGATCTCTGCGATGATAGTACCTCCAGGATGTGGAGACGTTCTGTGTCTCGTAGTTGCGAAACGAAGGTTCGTCGCTTTTGCTCGCCGTGCAGACCGAGTACGTTGAATGTCACGGCGGGGAGATCGGGATTGACGGAGATGCGAGCACTCCCCAGCGATGCCTGGGACGTGTGACGGCGAGTACCTTCTTGGTTCGTAACGCCTCCC is from Ferrimicrobium sp. and encodes:
- the crcB gene encoding fluoride efflux transporter CrcB, with the protein product MAWLLVVLFGALGAVVRYLLDRSIMRHLNTDFPVGTLMINLSGALALGIVVGLATRNLLPTQDAVAIGDGFIGAYTTFSTLTFESLSLANTESFGLGALNMVGTIVAATILAYLGIHIVQ